Proteins encoded by one window of Pyrinomonadaceae bacterium:
- a CDS encoding TPM domain-containing protein, translating into MTNLSNRVSKKNYRALILSALLALVCVAHVFVSASAQDKLPAPSGNINDFAEVLDPATKQRLDTVLQSLKTRTDVDLIVAVVKTAGSADMYDYSLRIANDWQVGTRASTRKTLLMVIAADTGQFFTQFSRAAQTTLPDGLVGEMGRRMRPKFEARDFSGGLVTGVQAFVNGLGEQHNFTFAQLDVPADDVAVAQTRPRTVESPPPADTPAPQPSGLPSPENVPSPTPTATPTETPSGTPVPEATPTPQATATPAESPTPSPAMTETPVAEPSAMPAASPIESPAETPAASPPPSESPSPSSVAKNTPTRPARPTRSPVPPADPEDELEEVELTLTKPLAERIELLKTFIATHPKSVAVRRANELIVSARASLGDQKLQAGDVRGGLQQFQLAMSEAPTDMSDRLFTEVIARIPMNLFLRGQREAAYEAARRVEALAKLNPTRLLAVTQFYLGIEDVKEANRLAELTVQNAPEVASAHQALGAARHIALRLEDAEAEYAKALALNPKLASAKLSLADLKRASAKSEEALVLYREVLEADPKNNPARAGAVVSLLESGKQEEAVLELNATLQDPEKARNLPLLVGAAYWFMARGNPGRALDLAQRAVALEPRYSWAQIAYARALVADKRPLDAERVLRFAQNYSRFPTLDYELANVLASVGLYDEAAAQLAKSFSLKDGQIETKLAGRLPVKAANFSELLAPERRAAIFQNKTADSDANAKMLKALLTFTSALNAERRSPPEDELATLAQEFISGEDPMRTYRQVYVASKFLKKGVALSTVLDLMESATTGVEAALNVPGATVAVQAEELADMRARALSQGGTPSVPDAPRTALSGLLRGKMEDNAGLALFNLNKPDEAVLRFRRAVSTAPEGTPLWRSSLWHLGAALEADGKGDQALLFYIKSYVAGPDIARRSVIENLYKKINGTLDGLDDKIGGRSSSAGPTPTPSPSPW; encoded by the coding sequence GACAGCCGGGTCGGCGGACATGTACGACTACTCACTGCGAATTGCGAACGACTGGCAGGTGGGCACGCGAGCTTCAACGCGCAAGACGCTGCTAATGGTTATCGCGGCGGACACCGGCCAGTTCTTCACGCAATTCAGCCGCGCGGCGCAGACAACTCTTCCAGACGGTCTGGTGGGCGAGATGGGACGGCGGATGCGTCCTAAATTCGAAGCGCGCGATTTCAGCGGCGGGCTGGTCACCGGCGTGCAAGCGTTTGTTAACGGCCTTGGCGAGCAGCACAACTTCACTTTTGCACAGTTAGATGTACCGGCCGACGATGTGGCCGTCGCGCAGACGCGGCCGCGAACTGTCGAGAGTCCGCCGCCGGCTGACACACCGGCGCCGCAGCCCAGCGGATTGCCGTCGCCGGAAAACGTCCCCAGTCCGACGCCGACCGCAACGCCAACTGAAACGCCTTCCGGCACTCCAGTGCCCGAGGCTACGCCGACACCTCAAGCCACCGCGACCCCGGCGGAGAGTCCGACGCCATCCCCAGCGATGACTGAGACACCGGTGGCTGAACCCAGCGCGATGCCGGCTGCGTCGCCAATTGAATCGCCGGCGGAAACACCAGCGGCTTCGCCTCCGCCATCTGAATCGCCGTCGCCGAGCTCCGTCGCAAAGAACACACCCACCCGACCCGCGCGGCCGACGCGTTCGCCCGTCCCTCCTGCGGATCCTGAAGACGAATTAGAAGAAGTAGAACTGACGTTGACGAAGCCTTTGGCCGAACGCATCGAGCTTTTGAAAACGTTTATAGCAACGCACCCCAAGTCCGTTGCTGTCCGTCGCGCTAATGAACTGATCGTTTCTGCGCGGGCGTCACTTGGCGATCAAAAGCTTCAGGCCGGTGACGTTCGGGGAGGCCTTCAGCAGTTTCAGCTCGCAATGTCGGAAGCTCCGACGGACATGAGCGATCGCCTCTTTACGGAAGTTATCGCACGCATTCCGATGAACCTGTTTCTTCGTGGCCAGCGTGAAGCTGCCTACGAAGCCGCGCGGCGCGTCGAAGCCCTGGCGAAACTTAATCCCACGCGATTGCTCGCGGTAACACAGTTCTATTTGGGCATTGAGGACGTGAAGGAGGCCAATCGGCTTGCGGAGCTAACCGTTCAGAACGCTCCTGAAGTGGCGTCGGCGCATCAGGCGCTGGGCGCGGCGCGTCACATCGCGCTGCGGCTTGAAGACGCGGAAGCTGAATACGCGAAAGCGCTGGCGCTGAATCCGAAGCTGGCATCGGCCAAGCTGTCGCTGGCGGATTTGAAGCGTGCCTCGGCAAAAAGCGAAGAAGCACTGGTGCTTTATCGCGAAGTGCTGGAGGCTGATCCGAAAAATAATCCGGCGCGGGCCGGCGCCGTCGTGTCTTTGTTGGAGTCCGGGAAGCAGGAAGAAGCGGTGCTGGAGTTAAACGCCACGCTTCAGGATCCGGAAAAAGCAAGAAACTTGCCGCTGCTGGTGGGCGCAGCTTACTGGTTCATGGCGCGCGGCAACCCGGGCCGGGCGCTCGATCTAGCCCAACGGGCAGTCGCGCTTGAGCCGCGATATTCCTGGGCGCAGATTGCGTACGCGCGCGCGCTGGTGGCGGACAAGCGACCGCTGGATGCGGAACGCGTGCTGCGGTTCGCGCAAAATTATAGCCGCTTTCCCACACTCGATTACGAGCTGGCAAACGTGCTCGCGTCGGTCGGGTTGTATGACGAAGCCGCCGCGCAATTGGCTAAGTCTTTTTCGCTGAAAGACGGTCAGATCGAAACGAAGCTTGCCGGTCGATTGCCGGTCAAGGCCGCAAACTTTTCCGAATTGTTGGCGCCCGAACGGCGCGCGGCAATCTTTCAGAACAAGACGGCCGATTCTGACGCGAACGCGAAGATGCTGAAGGCCCTGCTGACGTTTACCAGCGCGCTCAACGCGGAACGTCGTTCGCCGCCGGAAGATGAGCTGGCAACACTCGCGCAGGAATTCATCTCAGGTGAAGATCCGATGCGCACCTACCGTCAGGTTTACGTGGCGTCTAAATTTCTGAAGAAGGGCGTGGCCCTTTCGACGGTATTGGATTTGATGGAGAGCGCAACCACCGGTGTTGAAGCAGCGCTCAATGTGCCGGGCGCGACGGTCGCCGTGCAGGCTGAAGAGCTTGCCGATATGCGCGCCCGCGCGCTGTCGCAAGGCGGCACGCCGTCTGTCCCGGATGCTCCGCGCACAGCGTTGTCCGGGTTGCTTCGAGGAAAAATGGAAGACAATGCCGGGCTGGCGCTTTTCAATCTCAACAAACCCGACGAGGCCGTTCTACGTTTCCGGCGCGCCGTCAGCACTGCGCCGGAAGGAACGCCGCTGTGGCGCTCGTCGCTGTGGCACCTGGGCGCGGCCCTCGAAGCCGACGGGAAGGGCGATCAAGCGCTGCTCTTCTACATCAAGAGTTATGTGGCCGGCCCGGACATCGCGCGCCGTTCGGTGATCGAGAATCTTTATAAGAAGATAAACGGCACGCTTGACGGGCTGGATGACAAGATCGGCGGGCGGTCTTCTTCAGCCGGACCCACGCCCACGCCTTCTCCGAGTCCCTGGTAA